A segment of the Daphnia pulex isolate KAP4 chromosome 10, ASM2113471v1 genome:
ctgcaacaaagctcacttgtaaaattttcgataattgctcttttgtttctacttccggtttgctcatttcagtcagtagttcagtaaatattcattcgaggagcaaaagaaccacatattcgtgatcctcgtcaaatttgtggtaaagttcatgttatcttttttacgtacgcgtacttccggttttgagaattttcctgaactatagttcaggaaaattctcgattttggccaaattttggatttcgtttaaatcacatctaatcgaccccaaatttcatggagatcacgaatatgtggtttaatttgacgacagctcaatggttgaggcgctgtggttacttccggtctacttccggaatttttttttaagactagcatgtgagctttgttctgtgaacagttctcaatattgttaggtagattttaagcaatttaaagcgcgcctttaaagttttgagcaaaaaaaccagaacaatgaacctatatgtattatgtgactattatgttactttaattggcatgtcacttgataagaattgttttctctttattaagGTAATGAGAGGAAACgccgagaagatggacactaaaacgtcgccggtatctccaaaatgtcagcgtggatcatcatttgttgttggtaatatgtttgtgttagtgttagttaacccgttgtctgccacgcctttgttttcccctagctccttagcacgggccgcgctgttcggtctcgtggtttacaagccgcggggtcggagagtcgccaagcccaaaatttgccgcaaggcgcctgtttcaggcaatgcaccatagtttccccttttcagcacggacttgtcagcaatggcaagtcccacttggtcatggatccttcagacgtggcgcgtagattagtagagagcaacctacgggttgtatggcgtggcagccaatgggttaacttaagtctatgtatatgtgtatgtatgtatgtgactgtaaaatgtggaggaattgtgggaggaggtgggacaatataacacaattcttttttttgttcattgtttctaatttataccaagttttgtttatgaattgtatcaatatatttctctcaacttcaaagtctttcatttttagttttttacaaAGGTCAGCCACTTCCCCATTACTTATAAGATTTGATAAAATCTACAGTTACAAGTGTCTTTCGTAACTAATCTTTGAAATATCATCGTCGAAccacaagaacatgtccgtatGAATAAGGCAGTAGTCACttctaaaacataaaacaaacaattcacaaTTCAGCATACCGgtcttgaagaaatccaacaccaATAGACAACTGACGCAAAGTTGACAAAATACTAGTACTTGGGCGTTTCTGTGTAATATTTAACCgatttggtggtgtaataagctggagcctcggtgttgTAGCTGGGAacggagtagtacttgggagcctcggtcgAAAAGGCAAGGGCAGCATacatggtggtgtagtactccgctgccttagtggtgtagtactccgctgccttagtggtgtagtactccgctgccttggtggtgtagcactccgctgccttggtggtgtagtactccgctgccttggtggtgtagtactccgctgccttggtggtgtagcactccgctgccttggtggtgtagtactccgctgccttggtggtgtagtactccgctgccttggtggtgtagtactccgctgccttggtggtgtaactcGAGGCAGAATTATACTTTgaggcttcggtgtagtagttcgGGACATcataggttgtggtgtaatactcagcggccttggtagtgtagcATCCGGTTATTGCgaacgttgttgttgtgtagtaaaacggcggcgttgcggtttggtatcaaCCATAACCACGAAAcgtcggtacaccagtggtcgacccaaccatcaaggatacaacaaccaacagcagcacaacgccatagttaactagatgGTACatataatttgaacattaattttcaataataaccgacatattaacaaacagaaaaaataataaagtgaaAACTGATACAAAActatgtaaaaacaaaataaaatttaccatTTGGTTTCGAACTGGTATTACGTTggagaatgcagttggtgacaaaaagtgtacagcagttgttgccgtgtcagATATGCTCACTCAACTGATTTCTATGGCCTTTtgtctctccttttatactaattttttcttaccctGACCTCTCTCTTAAGCCTTACGGCTattttacctgcttgataatgaagcaaacacttcccgttctcacccaacctctacaccaccgcattgacagttttacgtaatgatctccgtgaagGACatacaaactggcctttccttctgcaggttgacgttgctggggacgtgtctacaacaaacaatatcaaaattaataccaaatggttatggcttaAAACGAATGGAATCACGATGTAGTACTCGGGCTCTTTGGTGATGCAGCTCGGGCAGCATAAATTGTAGTctcagtggtgtagtatttgaggacaacaaccaacagcagcacgacgccacagTTTGCtatacaataaataattggaacataaatatgcaataataactgacataatttaaaaaaggaaaggtgaTACACAATTCCATgtagaaaactgaaaatttaccCCTATGGAtgatgaagaatgcagttggtgacataGTGCACGGCAGTTGTTGTCGTGTCGGAGATAATCACTCGCCTGATTATTtcgtcttttctctcctttaatACAACTTGTAATACTCTGAAGCCTTGATGGTGTTGTACtttggagccttggtgtagcaAGCTGGAGCAGCGTTGGTTGATGTTGAGTAATAAGACAGTAGCGTTGTGCTTTGATATCCGCCATACTCAGGAGACATctgtacaccagtggtcgacccaaccatCAACGATTTtccacccaacagcagcacaacacCATAAttgactagacaataaataatttgaacattaatatgcaataataactgacAAAAACGATAGAAATTAATATAAAACCACaatgtaacagaatatttactcaTGATTGCGATTTAGTGTCAAATACTGCACActgcacagcagttgttgccgtgtcggaggtGCTCACTCAACTGATTACTtagatcttttctctctccttttatgcgacttttctcaccctgacccctTTCATTTACGAAAATTAGACTATTAAgtgaatgaaaaaggaagTCAGCTTTCCACATTAGTAAATACATGTGGCCTGTGGGAGCCACATCTTGACCATAATTGAGTTAGCTATACAAATATAACAAACAAGTTGTGCAGTTGAGTTTTAAAAAGAGACAGAGAAGGAGCGACCAGGCTatccttttttaattgtggGATGTAAGCTAGGATTAACATTAGACATGGGGACAAACCCCAAAACAAATCTATCCAGGAAGTCAGCAACGAATTGAAAAGcatgtttttttagaaaggtTTTTTACCTACTTATACTATACTGTCTTAAATATCAcaggaataaaacaaatgttagtcaaaataaaaaaagtgtagTAAAAAACCTTGAATTTCCTTGGTTTTGGAAGACAGCTTGAATTGGACCATTTTATCACTGTTATCACAAGCACCCAGATCACACGAAACCTTCAGCTGAAGATATTATCTGAAAATATTGAGTcaagaatgaaataagaatCTGAATAGTGTTATCTattaaatcattcaaaatctGTGATGATGTAAACTCTTCTTTATAGCCAATCAAGATCTTTTTCATGTTCGTCAATTGTCAAAAGGTGTCATAATAAAAGAGCAATATACCAGACAGAGAGATACTCTAATAGTTATCACACacgaaacggaaaaatataACAGATTACCAAATTCCTGAGAATGAGAATTGCCATGGGGATCGTTGTCACACAGCTACCACCAACACGCCAAGCGGCGACCATTTTGAATGATTCGCACTAAATTGAGGGGGACGGGGCAAGGTTGCATGAATTTGAATAAGGTGGATCAAAAATTCATACTGAATTCACTTCAGACATGAATTTTCATTCAGATCAGAGATATagaaaggaaacaaacaaatctatacgacaataacatttaaaatacaTCCAAATTAACCAAAAtatgaaacataaaaaaagaaataatttttctctcaCAATCGGACAAACAAACTACCGCAGACGAATTAGGTTGAATCAAAACAATCCAAGAGTGCCACCTTGCAATGAATCAGCAAATTTGCGCGCCTTTTATCATTACCACAACCAGAATTGAAATGTACAATATAGCACTtagcaaattccttttttcaagaataaattggtggccctgaaaagggccgtttgTTTAAAGACGGGAGAAGTTTATGCCTTGGCGGGTTTGTCGGTCTTCTTGGGCAAGAGAACGGCCTGGATATTAGGCAAGACACCACCCTGGGCAATTGTAACACCGGAGAGAAGTTTGTTCaactcttcgtcgttgcgGATAGCCAATTGCAAGTGACGAGGGATGATACGGGTCTTCTTGTTGTCACGGGCGGCGTTACCGGCCAACTCGAGGACCTCAGCGGCCAAGTACTCCATGACGGCAGCCAAGTAGACGGGGGCACCGGCACCAACGCGTTCAGCGTACGAGCCCTTGCGGAGCATTCGATGGATACGACCGACGGGGAATTGAAGTCCGGCCCTGCTGGAACGAGTCTTTGACTTTCCCTTTACTTTGCCTCCTTTGCCGCGGCCAGACATGATTGGATTGAGAGTAAGTTAACACGGTTCCTTAAATCAAGGAACAACTGATGTATACAATATGAAAAATCTGGGTTTATATAGTCGCTTGATGTCGGACAGTCGGATTCAGAATACAATTTTGGTAGCCAACCagaaacttttatttgccCCGTCTTTCTTTCAGCTCTCCCTGATTGTGTTACTAGCTCCGCCCCCAACTGAACATCTATCTGTTACACGTAAGTCTCTGGAGACGAAAATTTTGGCTACCATCAAGTAGTGAGGGGGAGCCAGCttcaatataaaaacgaaatttgaagTGTTCGGTCGTTACTTTCTCAGATTTACCCAAGTCCTAGAATGCCCCCCAAAGTTAGTGGAAAAGCTGCGAAGAAGGCCGGCAAGGCCCAGAAGAACATTGCCAAaggagacaagaagaagaagcgcaagagGAAGGAGAGCTACGCCATTTACATCTACAAAGTGTTGAAGCAGGTCCATCCAGACACTGGCATTTCCTCCAAAGCCATGACCATCATGAACAGCttcgtcaacgacattttcgagCGCATCGCTGGAGAATCGTCCCGTCTTgcccactacaacaagcgTTCGACCATCACTAGCCGGGAAATCCAGACGGCCGTCCGTCTGCTTTTGCCCGGTGAGTTGGCCAAGCACGCCGTGTCTGAAGGCACCAAGGCAGTGACCAagtacaccagcaccaagtaaATTGTCTCCGGTCTTCTCTTTCAACCcaaacggcccttttcagggccaccaaactttatagaaaagaaaaagccctACTGCTATAATCACACAGCCTCGCCTCTGAACGAAGAGATTCTAATTCACAGTAAACAAATGCCTGTTTTATTCTGAAATGAATAATCCTAGGCCAGGATACCCTTTTTTAACCATAAATTCACtataaaagggggaaaacatGTATCTAGGATTTTCAATAATTGATCTTCTGGGACTGTTACAAATTGAATTCGAGACCCTATGATTGAACCCTACGACAACCATTGATCTTCTGCCGCAAGCTTGGCTTTGCTTAGCtttaacattaatttaattgtaatttattgtttaagtTTACTTCGACGACGTTTACACGACTTAATCAGTGACGGAAAACCTTTGGAATTTTCTAGAATGAATCCTAAATCGATAATACTTTTTCATCAGTTGGTTACTTTTGTCAAGTCTAGCATATTTAAGCGATAACGATTTATATCTACCCCACGCACGAGttagtttaaaataattttttaactgaGGCCACGAagttaaacaaaatctttttccttaaaaagttggtggccctgaaaagggccgattgaATTGAGATCGGAgtctaaatgaaaataattgtttaaccGCCGAAGCCGTACAGAGTGCGGCCCTGGCGTTTCAGTGCGTAGACGACATCCATGGCCGTCACAGTCTTCCTCTTGGCGTGTTCAGTGTAGGTGACGGCGTCACGAATCACGTTCTCGAGAAACACCTTTAAAACACCACGGGTTTCCTCGTAGATGAGACCAGAGATACGCTTCACACCACCACGACGGGCAAGACGACGGATGGCCGGCTTGGTGATTCCCTGGATGTTGTCACGCAAAACTTTGCGATGACGTTTGGCGCCTCCTTTGCCGagtccttttcctcctttacCGCGACCAGTCATTCTGAGATGAGTTTCGGAAGTTTGATAAACTATTAAACTGAATGATTCAAACTGTGGAAGAATTTGTGCTTTATACTCGCTCCAGTCCCCTCAAGCTTAACGCCCATTGGTGGGAACTTCAGCAACGCCCATCATTCTAACAAAGAGAGAATTTCCGTTATCAATTctttccctcccatttttgAACTAACCAATCCCTAGCCAGTGAACTCCCTTAGCTCCGCAACGTCCGTAGGTTCCCAACATATACCTAGCACTTTTAACTAGCAAAGACATCTGAAATTTCAGTCGCTCGAAATGGCTCGTACCAAGCAAACCGCTCGCAAATCCACCGGTGGCAAGGCGCCCCGCAAACAGTTGGCCACTAAAGCTGCTCGCAAGAGTGCACCGGCCACTGGAGGAGTCAAGAAACCCCATCGTTATCGTCCCGGCACCGTCGCTCTTCGTGAGATCCGTCGCTACCAAAAGTCGACCGAGCTTTTGATCCGCAAGTTGCCATTCCAGCGCTTGGTCAGAGAAATCGCCCAGGATTTCAAGACCGACTTGCGTTTCCAGAGCTCGGCCGTCATGGCCCTGCAGGAGGCCAGCGAAGCTTACTTGGTGGGTCTTTTCGAAGACACCAACTTGTGTGCCATCCACGCTAAGCGTGTCACCATCATGCCAAAAGACATCCAACTCGCTCGCCGTATCCGTGGTGAACGTGCTTAAGCCAATTGATTCCCTTCTACCAACaaatcggcccttttcagggccaccaacATTTATAGAAAAGAATGTTACATACCGATTACTTCTGATCATGGGGAAGACTGACAGATGAAACTACTGCACATGTCGATTATACAATGCTGTGTCAAAAGCGCCATCGAGCTCTCGAAGAGGTCGTCCAAGAAACTGTCAGCTAACAATCCGGATACCTGCGATcctgcattttaaaaaatatggttaTACTGGTGtctttaaatttagaaatgaaattaccTACACAAAAATATTCGCAGGGCACGTCAAAAGATTCAGAACGACTTCAATCTCTGTAAATAATACTTCAAAGTGATTAGTTTAACTATATACAGCATTGATTATAGAACAAGTTTAACAGCTATGggtaatttaaaatgtaaaacgTGTAAAAGCAGTATTTGGCAATTTGGTGTGCAAAGGGTCGAAATTTAAcacgtttcttattttattttagtcacAAAACACAAtacagttttgaattttttcctttatacGAAAAGAAAGGACATTACCATAATAGCAATGAGTCATGTGGCATAAAAATGGAACGACATTACCATAATAGCAATTTGTCATGTGACATAAAAATGGAATACACACAAGATATTTCTTAATTAAActtgataaaaatgaaataataagaGAATAACTTCTTAATGAAATGGTAAGAATTATTAACGTCCCAACAAATCCACAAACTGTATGACTGACGAGCTCCTCAGTCCTGAACACCAATCACCTCCCTTCCAGCCCTTCTCACCCATTAAATTGATGCATTGGACCAATGTAACAGATTGTCCACATTCTTTCTTCGTGAGACCAGTGCAAAGCAACTCAAGAATCTCATGTTCaccgacaaaaaaagagtcgatgaACGATACTTTATCATTTTCACGTCTCCCACACACCAACTTACACGGAGTTTGAGGATAGAAACACACTCCATTCAGTTTCTCTAAGACAACTGGTGTTAATTCTACTGGCTTCCAACTAGTCTTAACGCGACACCGGATCGCAAATGGAGGAATGCATTGAAACTGATCAGGTAATGCGAAGATTTCAGCAAAAGAGACAACTTGGCTATCTCCGtaatccaaaaaataaacagaggCAGTATTcgtaaaaattttgtaaagcAGTCCACGGCGCCAGGTGGCAAATTTGGGGTGTTTGATTCCGTAGATCAGGTTATTCTTTGGCTTATGTTTGtcggaaaagaaattggcgtCTCTTTTGCACAGTTGATTTAGTTGGTCCTCCATTTCCTTCATTTCAACTTTATTCCTTTCAAGATGGAAccagaaaatgttggaagaaTAGTAgcttatttttccttccaatTCAGTGAATACAACTTCTGGGATCGATTCAACTGATTCTTCTTCCGGTATTGGTGGTAGAGACAATTTTCCGCTGCTGAGTTGCTTGATAAGGTTTATCCCACTAGAAGAGTAGAGACGAACGCGAAGAACTCCGTCGATGACATCCAAGCACTCAATGGTAAACGCAGGCAGTCCAAACATGAGAGTCTCAAAAGCGGCGATGGCATCCTTAGAAAAACCTTTACTTCCATCCAAGGAACACTTGAAAGCCAGAGCTGCCTGTTTGCTCAATTCAATAGGTAATTGACGCAAATCGGACATTTTCACGGCGCAATTGTTGCCATAATCGAAATAGAAGACTTGGGCAGTGTCTCCATTTACAGCCTCAACTGTAGCGCGATACCAGCGTTGGTCATCAGGGAAGAATGCCAAACAAGGTTTGCCTTTGAAGACggtgaaattattttcgttgGTGAACACGGGATCAATGACCAATTTATCAATAAGATCCGCGATGAGTTCCAATGATACTGGATCTAACTGAACCCAAAATTCAGTGGGAGATTTGATGTAAGAGGCGACAGCATGGGTAGAAATTATTTGATTCGAAACGAATTCTAGATTCTGGGCAGGCAATTTCGGATGTGAAATACGTTCTAGGATATTGTTTCGAATTAAATATTGGGAGACATCGCCTATCTCGGGAACAGCCAAATCCACTTCAAAAAACTCTTTGTTTCCATCTGAATGatgcaaaatatttcaataacgGAATAATTGTATGAAGTCTTaataatgaaacaacaaaCCTGAACCTGTAGAGTGAAATGAAGCAGTAACGGTTTCCCCGGTTAAGAAGCAAGCGGCAAGATATTTTTTTGCTTCGGGATTGATGGAGAAGGTAGTCATCTTTTTTACTCCTTCCAGTTTGCAGTTCCATGCCTGGAATAAATAACGTATTATAAATAACAGCATGAAAACATGAATAACATTCCTTCTTACCAATTTGGGAAACCCCAAGAAGCGTGGGACCATGCGCTTCACCTGCGACAGAGgagtgttttgtttatttccgAAATCCACAAAAAGAAGCTCAGCGATTTCGCCACGAATCGACAGAATTTCAGAGCGATAGTAGCGATCATCTTCTGTAAAGCGGGCAACGCAAGGTAACCCTAGTATGGGTTGCTCCTCCATCAACTCTTCGGGAGAAAGTGACGAATAGAATTTTTCAAGCTCCTCCAAACAGTTctatttaaagaaagaaattaacaattaattcaatgaagaactacaaaaattaaaggtactagaaatggaatttttacCTGATATTTCGATAGGTTTACGGGGCTTAAGAAAAATTGGCCAGGATTATAAAACCAAGAGACACAGACTTCCATCGGTGTTTCCGAAACAGGAAGACTGGTATATTCAGTAAACAGTAGAAGAGTTCCAAAAACATCATTGACGGCTAGGTTGTTTGTGACAGCAACATCTTGAACTAACGATTCAGCTTGAACCACGGCGCCAGATATAACTGGCTCTTCGGGTAAAGGTTCAGTTTCAACTGGGCTGCAGAGTTCACCAAGATCACTTTCACCATGAGAGAGTCGAACGCAAAGAACTCCATCGACCAACTTCAAGAACTTGACAGAAAAGCTTTCCAAATCCACGACGATTTCTTCAAATAACTTCGAAGCGGATTCTGAAAAATTTTCGGAGCCATCCTGGCAACATTTAAAAGCCAGGGCCGGTTGTTGCGCAAATTCTTTGGGTAATCCACGCACTTCGAAGGTCTTCACATCGCAACTCTCTCCGTAGTCAACATAGCAGATCGTGACACAGTCTTCTTTGACGGCTTCGACTTTCGCGCGATACCAACGTTTATCGACCTCGTAGAAAGCCAAACAAGGTTTGCCAACGGAGGGAATGAAGTCCTTTTTGTTGAGAAACTGAGGATCGAGAGCCAGTTTGTCTAAGCGTGCCATGAAATCATTCACGGAAATCGGATCAAATTGAACCCAAAATTCGGATGGTGATTTGAAACACAATGTGATAGCATTGGTAGAAATGATTTGCTGTGGAGAAAAGTTCACATCCTGGGCAGCCAATTCCACATCTGCTTCCAGCGAAACACGttcaacgacatttttttcgaTCAAATACTGGGACGCATCGCCAATTTTGGGAACAGTCAAATCCACTTCAAAGACTCTATTGTTCTCGCCTAAAATACATAAGCAGAATGTTCACTAGTGATTAAACTAAATGAAATCGTAGAACTAACCTGGACTTGCAGGATGAAACAAAGCAGAAAGCTCCTCATTAGTTGCAAAGCATGTGTCGATGTGTTTCTGAAAATCGGGGCAGATCGGGCTGGCCTTCTTTACCCCTTTTAATTTACACTGCCAGgtctatgaaaaaaatttatacattACATAGAATTACTTCAAAATAtaaacggaataaaaatacCATTTGCGGAAATTCCATGAAGCATGGGGTTATTCGTTTTAATTCAGACAGAGGAGTCTTCTGTTGATTTCCataatcaacaaaaagaatGTCAGCAATATCATCAACAATACTGAGGATTTGCGAACGATAGTAACGACCGTCTTCGGCGAAACGAGCAACGCAAGGTAATCCTAAACTGGGCTGATCCTCGTGCAAATCATTGGGGGAAAGCGATGAATAGAACTTTTCAAGTTCCTCCAGTTcgttctaaaataaaaataaagaaaaaatgtacaatAAATTTAGCTTGTCCTCATTGtgaaataaatttggaaaaaaaaaatacctgatATGCGCAGATAACTGGACTTGAAAGAAAGAATCGGAATGGATGAACAAAATAACTAACGACGACGCTGATCGGTTTATCAGAAACGCTTCTACTGGAATACCCAGCACTGGGTGGTAGGATGTTCGGAAAACTTGGTGCTCCCAAGTTATCTTTAaccacaattttttctttcttcgtttcttCCACCAATCGCACAAGATATTTTCCTTCTGAATCCAGAATAGTGAAAGTCGCTAAGAATATTTTTCCCATGGTGCGACTTTGAAATTTGTCTTTCTCCTCCACTGTCCAATCGCGAGACGCGTCTTCTTCATCCAGCTTGCAGTGATACGCAAGTGGAGGTAGTTTTACGAATTCCTCGTCGatgcttttgattttctcgaCAGGAGCAAGTTGCGTGTTTCCACAGTCGACGAAAAGAACAGTGGCTCCTTGATGAGCACAGTATTTCACAATTTGTCCGCGATACCATCCGTTATCTTCTTCATATTGAACCACGCATGCAGAGCCAGGTTTCGGTTCTACAATTGAAGGTTTGGATTCATCTGTTAGCAAAAAATCGGTTAAtggttataatatttattagaTAACAAACTAGAGAAATTGTATAGTCGGTTCATCCATCAAAATTTACCGGAATATACTGCGTTtaggtttttttctaaatctcCTAGGGCGGTCCAGGATTCCAATTGCAGAACGTAGAAACTTGACGGATTGTTGACATAAACAACTTTAACTGGTTGGTTTAGTGGAACCGGTTGTACTGGATAACTCATCGGGTGGCATGAATACGTCCGTGTTTTGGATATCTTGGGCAGATCCACTTCCTCTAATCTTCCGACATCACTGCGGGATCCCCAGAAAACGGTTACGGAGATGctgttttcttgatttctcATAGATCTATCAATCGTCCGGAGTCGACCGGATGAAGGAACTGAAGTCTGTAGGTAACATTCTTTTCCCATATTTGGTTCTATaacaagaaatataaaaaatgaattagattttattattcagcAACGCATCAGGTAGTAACTTACCACTTTTCAAATCTTTCGATTCCGACAAAACAGCTGGGGAAAGAATCTTTGCAATTTTGTCATTGCATGGATCATTTGTGAATTTCACGGAATAGATACCATCCAcacattttccaacttttacttttaagaATTTGCCCACGATAAGGTCTCTCCATTCTGGAATGGACATGGTCACATTGTTCTCTAGTTGGCAATGAATACCAAAAGGAGGTTGACGAAAAAGAGTTGAACTTTGAAGTGGGGCCAGAATTTTGCTACGCGATATCATGACGGTACTCCCGAAGTCAATGAACATAACTTCGGCATGGTTAACAAATTCCTTGGTTATTCGGACACGATAAACATTAAATTCATCCCATTTCAGCACACCATATTCCAACAAGTGGCTTTTTACATCCGCATAAAGAAGAGGAGGATAGGGCACTGAAGAGTATAATTTATCAAGCTCCTTCGTCATTTGGTAAAGATCGTGAAACATCTTCTGACATTGACCAAAAAAATAGCCGGGTTTTTCAGTATGAGTGATATAGAGATGCTGCGTATTAGCCAATTTAGCAGCAGGAATCTGTAAACgcgtgaaaaacaaatttatttattagaaatAGTAACATAAAACTGTCAATGTTCCAAACTACCTCAAATATACATGTTGGGATGGTTATGTTGATGTTCCCCAATTGATTACAGCTGTCATGAGTGGTGGTGTTGGAACTCGGTAGTTTTTTCACATTGTCTCCAGTAGTGTTAACATTGGGTGAGGCTATCACATGGGTGTGGTGTGGATCCTTCGTTTTAACCACAACTGAACTATAACTTTGCATATATTCTATGTAAGTTTGTGCAGCTACACCCATTTTTCGTTCAATCATGATGGTGGCCAAAAGTTGATTATTTGAACCAAACAATCTCACACTCTGACCTTCCTTAAAGTTCTCAATCAATATTGCtttccagatttgtttttcaacatgCATCTTAAAGAACATCATGGCAGACTCACTCCACTGATGACTTGAACTTATAGATTCACGTGGGGCAATGATATCAGCAAGGAGAAATTTACTAGCAAGTGGAACCCATGTTCGAAGGTTCTCTTCTTCAATTccaggaaaattcaaaattcgaaCAACATTTGGAGGAATTGCATGAAGCTTTCCTGTATCAATACAGAAAACATCTAGTGTTCCATTTTCACTTAATTTCACATCAGGAATTCTAGCACGCTGCCACTGATTATTGATGAATACACAGCAAATCTGATTGCTATCTAGTTCCTTTAGATACAATGGTGGAGGCCTGGTCTCCAAACTATGTTGTATAGTTTCaatgaataattcaatcaGTATGCGGAAGCGATTTTGAGGGACGCCCCAAAAACAGATGAACGGTTCCTTTCGACGTCGAGGTGTATCGTCGACGTGAGTAACGTATAGTGAAATGTTCACCATTTTCGCTTGTCACTATTCAATTGCATCATAAAAATATGGTTAGAACAACGAATAATTTCCCAAAATATATAACTAATAAGA
Coding sequences within it:
- the LOC124206211 gene encoding histone H3, which codes for MARTKQTARKSTGGKAPRKQLATKAARKSAPATGGVKKPHRYRPGTVALREIRRYQKSTELLIRKLPFQRLVREIAQDFKTDLRFQSSAVMALQEASEAYLVGLFEDTNLCAIHAKRVTIMPKDIQLARRIRGERA
- the LOC124206222 gene encoding histone H4-like — protein: MIRSNRMTGRGKGGKGLGKGGAKRHRKVLRDNIQGITKPAIRRLARRGGVKRISGLIYEETRGVLKVFLENVIRDAVTYTEHAKRKTVTAMDVVYALKRQGRTLYGFGG
- the LOC124206219 gene encoding histone H2B.3, with translation MPPKVSGKAAKKAGKAQKNIAKGDKKKKRKRKESYAIYIYKVLKQVHPDTGISSKAMTIMNSFVNDIFERIAGESSRLAHYNKRSTITSREIQTAVRLLLPGELAKHAVSEGTKAVTKYTSTK